A single region of the Deinococcus roseus genome encodes:
- a CDS encoding DUF2726 domain-containing protein gives MVIVCVLAALRPARSHLHFRVKKGFFSRAELEFYQQLCHALRHQQVMVLCKVGLRDIFDFSFDSEHLRALGAKHVDFLVVNQSGQLLYAIELDGKSHQSHRQQAWDQQKNQIFLSARLPLLRFSNHEGVSAAQLQARLAVAQKKLKGQG, from the coding sequence ATGGTGATTGTGTGCGTTCTGGCCGCATTGCGGCCAGCCCGATCCCATCTGCACTTCAGGGTCAAGAAGGGTTTTTTCTCCAGGGCTGAGCTGGAGTTCTACCAGCAGCTCTGTCATGCCCTCCGGCACCAGCAGGTGATGGTGCTCTGTAAAGTTGGCCTGCGTGACATTTTCGATTTTTCTTTTGATTCCGAGCACCTCAGAGCCTTGGGGGCCAAACACGTGGACTTTCTGGTGGTCAACCAGTCGGGGCAATTGCTGTATGCGATTGAGCTGGATGGGAAAAGCCACCAGAGCCACAGGCAGCAGGCCTGGGACCAGCAAAAAAACCAGATTTTTCTCAGCGCCAGGTTGCCATTGCTGCGTTTCAGCAACCATGAAGGGGTGAGTGCTGCTCAACTCCAGGCCCGCCTTGCCGTCGCGCAAAAGAAACTCAAAGGTCAAGGATGA